The region AATGCGTGGTCGGCGTGGCGGGATTCGAACTCGCGACCCCTTGCACCCCATGCAAGTGCGCTACCAGGCTGCGCTACACGCCGACAAGCCAACGAGTATAACCCAGCGCGCGGACGACTCCGGCAATCAGTGGGTCGCGGACAGCAGGTCGCGGATTTCGAACAGCTCACGGCGAACGAGCAGCAGTTTCTGCGACACGAGGTCGCGCTCTTCGGGTGGCGCGCTGTCCTCGAAATCCTCGAAGGACGAATCTTCGACCTCGATGACTTCCACGCCCTCGAGCATCACCTCGCCGGCGCGGCGCTTGTCGCGCTCGACCTGCACGAGCTCCTGCAGCTTGTTGCGCGCGCCGCTGATGGTGAAGCCCTGGTCGTAGAGCAGGTCGCGGATGCGGCGGATCATGAGCACCTCGTGGTGCTGGTAATAACGCCGGTTGCCCCTGCGCTTCATCGGCCGCAGCTGCGTGAACTCCTGCTCCCAATACCGTAGCACGTGAGGCTTGACGCCACACAGGTCGCTGACTTCGCCGATGGTGAAGTAGCGCTTGGCGGGGATGGCAGGAAGGGCTTTCTCCATGTAAATCAATGCTGTAGGAGAGAAAGCTACAAGGTTACTCTAAGTCGCCCCGCCATGCAAAGGCCATTCGCGGGCCTTTTGCCATGTGTTGTTTCGGCTCATCGGGCGGGCAAGCGCCCCGCAGGCTGCGCCCTACTCGACCGCGATGTCGCCGTTGCCCTGGATCTGTTCCTTGAGCTTGTGGCTGGCGTGGAAGGTGACGACGCGGCGCGCCTGGATCGGGATCGCCTCGCCGGTGCGCGGGTTGCGCCCGGGACGCGGCGCCTTGGTGCGGATTTGGAAATTGCCGAAGCCGGAGATCTTGACGTCCTGGCCATCGACGAGGCTGTCGGAGATCAGGTCGAAGAACGCGTCGATCATGTCCTTGGACTCGCGCTTGTTCAGCCCGATCTGCTCGAACAGGAGTTCGGCGAGTTGCGCCTTGGTCAGCGCGGGTGTCTCCAGGCTTTCGACCGCGAAGTCCATCGCGTCGTCGGAAACGGTTGTCGCAAGCGCGGCCATGATGCTTATCCCCTCAATCGGCCGCCGACGCGGGCGGCAATACGGTCTACCACGGCCTTGACCGCCGCGTCGATTTGCTCGTCGGTCAGTGTGGCTTCGCCACTCGCGAGCGTCAAGCGCACCGCAAGGCTTTTTTCGCCCAGCGCGAGGCCCGGCGTCGCCTGCTTCGGTTTGTAGACGTCGAACAACATGGCGTCGCGCAGCAACCCGCCCGTGTCGGACGAATGAACGGCGTCCATGACGGCGTCGTGCGTCACCGCATCGGCCACGATCACCGCGATATCGCGTTGCGCCGGCTGGAAGCGCGGCACGGGCTGGAAAGCGGGCAGATCGTGCCGCATCACGGCGTCGAGGTCGAGCTCGAACAGCACCGGCGCGTGCGCGAATTCCCACTGCTGGCGCCAGCGCGGGTGCAACTCGCCGACGTGCCCGACCAGGACGCCGTCCTGCCACACCGAAGCGCACCGTCCCGGGTGCAGCGCGGGATGCTGCGCCGGCTTGAATTGCGCGCGCGCAGGCGTCAGCAGCGATTCGACGTCGCCCTTGATGTCGTAGAAGTCGACCCCGGACACCTTGCGGCTCCATTGCAGGCCATCGGCATCGCCGTAGGCCAGTCCGGCCACGCGCATCGGCTGCCGGATCCCGTGCACGGTGGTGTCGGTGGTCTCGACGCCTGCGTCGCGCGTGAAGACGCGGCCCAGTTCGAAGACGCGGACGCGCTCGGCCTTGCGATCGAGATTGAACTTCAGCGCCTGCAGGAGCGAGCCGACCAGCGACGAGCGCATCACGCTCATCTGGCTTGCGATGGGGTTCAGCAGCTTGATCGGCTGGGCATTGCCCGCGAGTTCGCGCTCCCAGCTTTCCTCGACGAAGCTGAAGTTGATTGTCTCCTGGTAGCCCAGGGCGGCCAGCAGGCGACGGACCGCGAACTTGCTGCGCCGGGATTCGGGCGCCAGGCGGGCGGTGATCGGCGCGAGCGGCGGTATGGTGGGCAGGCGTTCGAAACCGATGATGCGCACCACTTCCTCGATCAGGTCTTCCTCGATCGCCATGTCGAAGCGATGCGGGGGCGGTGTCACGGTGAGGACGCCCGCCGAGGAACTGACTTCGAGGCCCAGACGCTCCAGCGCGCCCCGGCACTGCGCTTCGTCCAGCGGCATGCCGATGACCTTCGCCGCGCGCGTGACGCGCAGCTTCACCGGCTTTCGCTCGGGCAGGCTGAGGACCTGGTCGTCCATCGGCCCGGGTTCGCCGCCGCAGATGTCCAGGATCAGGCGGGTGATGTGCTCGATGTGTTCCACCGTGAGGCTCGGGTCGACGCCGCGCTCGAATCGGTGGCCCGCATCGGTGGAGAAGTTGTAGCGGCGCGAGCGGCCCTGGATCGCCTGCGGCCACCAGAACGCGGCCTCGACGTACACGTTGCGCGTCTCGTCGGAGACGGCCGTCGCGTCGCCGCCCATGATGCCGGCGAGCGACTCCACTTCGCGGTCGTCGGCGATGACACCGACCTCGTCGTCGACGGTGACCGTGTTGCCGTTCAGCAGCTTGAGCTGCTCGCCCGGCTTGCCCCAGCGCACGTCGAGCGCGCCGTGGATCCTGTCGAAATCGAAGATGTGCGAAGGGCGGCCGTACTCGAACATCACGTAGTTGGAGATGTCCACGAGTGCCGTGACGCTGCGCTGGCCGCAGCGCGCGAGCCGGTCCACCATCCAGGCGGGTGTCTTCGCCTTCGTGTTCACGTTGCGCACGACGCGCCCGGAGAAACGTCCGCACAGGTCGGGCGCGGAGACCTTGACCTTCAGCTTCGCGCCATTGGCCGCCGGCACCGGAGGAAACGCCGGCGTCTGGAGCGGGGCGCCCGTCAGTGCGGAGAGCTCGCGCGCCACGCCGTACACGCTCAGCGCATGCGCGAGGTTCGGCGTGAGCTTGAGCGTGAACAGCGTGTCGTCCAGGTGCAGCACCTCGCGAACGTCGGCGCCGATGGGCGCATCGGCCGCGAGTTCGAGCAGGCCCGCGTGGTCCTCGCTCAGCTTCAGTTCGCGCGCGGAGCACAGCATGCCCTGGCTTTCCACGCCGCGCAGCTTGCCCAGCTTGATGAGGAAGGGCTGGCCGTCGTCGCCGGGCGGCAGCTCCGCGCCGACGAGGGCGCAGGGCACGCGGATGCCCGCACGCGCGTTCGGTGCGCCGCAGACGATGTTGAGCAACGCGCCCTGCCCCACGTCCACCTGGCACACGCGCAGGCGGTCCGCGCCGGGGTGCTGCACGGCTTCCTTGATCTCGCCCACCACGATCTTGCTGAAAGGCGGCGCGGCGGGGCGCAGGTCCTCGACCTCGAGGCCGCCCATGGTGAGCGTGTCGGCGAGTTGTTGGGTGGTCAGCGGCGGGTTGCAGAACTCGCGCAGCCAGGACTCGGGAAATTGCATGTTGCCTAGACGTGAGGGTTAGCGGAACTGGCGCAGGAAGCGGATGTCGCCGTCGAAGAACAGGCGCAGGTCGTTCACCCCGTAGC is a window of Caenimonas aquaedulcis DNA encoding:
- a CDS encoding MerR family transcriptional regulator; this translates as MEKALPAIPAKRYFTIGEVSDLCGVKPHVLRYWEQEFTQLRPMKRRGNRRYYQHHEVLMIRRIRDLLYDQGFTISGARNKLQELVQVERDKRRAGEVMLEGVEVIEVEDSSFEDFEDSAPPEERDLVSQKLLLVRRELFEIRDLLSATH
- a CDS encoding integration host factor subunit alpha, whose protein sequence is MDFAVESLETPALTKAQLAELLFEQIGLNKRESKDMIDAFFDLISDSLVDGQDVKISGFGNFQIRTKAPRPGRNPRTGEAIPIQARRVVTFHASHKLKEQIQGNGDIAVE
- the pheT gene encoding phenylalanine--tRNA ligase subunit beta, whose amino-acid sequence is MQFPESWLREFCNPPLTTQQLADTLTMGGLEVEDLRPAAPPFSKIVVGEIKEAVQHPGADRLRVCQVDVGQGALLNIVCGAPNARAGIRVPCALVGAELPPGDDGQPFLIKLGKLRGVESQGMLCSARELKLSEDHAGLLELAADAPIGADVREVLHLDDTLFTLKLTPNLAHALSVYGVARELSALTGAPLQTPAFPPVPAANGAKLKVKVSAPDLCGRFSGRVVRNVNTKAKTPAWMVDRLARCGQRSVTALVDISNYVMFEYGRPSHIFDFDRIHGALDVRWGKPGEQLKLLNGNTVTVDDEVGVIADDREVESLAGIMGGDATAVSDETRNVYVEAAFWWPQAIQGRSRRYNFSTDAGHRFERGVDPSLTVEHIEHITRLILDICGGEPGPMDDQVLSLPERKPVKLRVTRAAKVIGMPLDEAQCRGALERLGLEVSSSAGVLTVTPPPHRFDMAIEEDLIEEVVRIIGFERLPTIPPLAPITARLAPESRRSKFAVRRLLAALGYQETINFSFVEESWERELAGNAQPIKLLNPIASQMSVMRSSLVGSLLQALKFNLDRKAERVRVFELGRVFTRDAGVETTDTTVHGIRQPMRVAGLAYGDADGLQWSRKVSGVDFYDIKGDVESLLTPARAQFKPAQHPALHPGRCASVWQDGVLVGHVGELHPRWRQQWEFAHAPVLFELDLDAVMRHDLPAFQPVPRFQPAQRDIAVIVADAVTHDAVMDAVHSSDTGGLLRDAMLFDVYKPKQATPGLALGEKSLAVRLTLASGEATLTDEQIDAAVKAVVDRIAARVGGRLRG